From Anabrus simplex isolate iqAnaSimp1 chromosome 11, ASM4041472v1, whole genome shotgun sequence, a single genomic window includes:
- the LOC137502679 gene encoding neurogenic differentiation factor 2-like, producing MNSCMQRIVSDTMGMNQRLSLIDEVLMDDPIFHLDSSLEHTDSNNNSSGNSSGGAEEEQMRLDSGDKVVEVSGQTQRKSEKYSLRPRSIQKRLETEQRGKQEAESKSTRRGGGKKSSNGARPKQKPPPLSKYRRKTANARERDRMREINAAFESLRRAVPHLSDACNGNEKLTKITTLRLAMKYIAALSQALKTPEPELGSLSDLDCLFLGSDTDSLALNSDLSDQCLTPHSLQDLDDTDLCHPYLADSDFSEHCLTP from the coding sequence ATGAATTCGTGTATGCAAAGAATTGTGAGTGATACAATGGGGATGAATCAGAGATTATCGTTAATTGATGAGGTCCTGATGGATGATCCAATATTTCATTTAGATTCAAGTCTGGAGCATACCGAttctaataataatagtagtggtaatagtTCTGGTGGTGCTGAGGAAGAACAAATGCGACTAGATAGTGGGGATAAAGTTGTTGAAGTGAGTGGTCAAACACAGCGTAAGTCCGAAAAGTATTCTCTAAGACCTCGATCAATACAGAAACGTTTAGAGACTGAACAGCGTGGCAAACAAGAAGCTGAAAGTAAGAGTACACGAAGGGGTGGCGGCAAGAAGAGCAGCAATGGTGCACGTCCAAAGCAGAAACCGCCTCCACTTAGCAAGTACAGAAGAAAAACAGCAAACGCTCGCGAACGTGATCGCATGAGGGAAATAAACGCTGCGTTCGAGTCCTTAAGACGCGCTGTCCCGCACTTATCAGACGCGTGTAATGGCAACGAGAAGCTCACCAAGATCACCACTTTGAGACTCGCCATGAAGTACATCGCGGCGCTGAGCCAGGCGCTGAAGACTCCAGAACCAGAGCTGGGTTCGCTGTCTGACCTGGACTGCCTCTTCCTTGGCTCTGACACGGACTCTCTGGCATTGAACTCGGACCTTAGTGATCAGTGCCTCACTCCTCATTCGCTCCAGGATCTGGATGACACCGACTTGTGCCATCCCTACCTGGCAGACTCTGACTTCAGTGAGCACTGCCTGACTCCATGA